One window of the Colletotrichum destructivum chromosome 4, complete sequence genome contains the following:
- a CDS encoding Putative alpha/beta hydrolase-1, peptidase S33 tripeptidyl aminopeptidase-like protein, producing the protein MLVQTTISSLALAGTVSSTLAARSPFKWGSCGFDGEAGATVKYECSNFTVPLDYLDSAANKTLNLQVTRVPAVNGDSQGSIFFNFGGPGSGARKTLVDKAEQLLVITEGKYDLVGWDPRGVATTSPFKCYGDAERPVVMQRHRVNDAFGPEDRTALARMWASAGNVANDCLNSKEQTSEMGELIGTGYLARDLMRLNDALEGPDSLLNYWGISYGTILGTTVAAMFPDRMGRVMLDGNVNVPQWYNGYDTIWWSDVDNAVFDYFDRCVKAGPGLCPLAARNESADVLTKNLYGLMDELRRLPIPLGGATVMDASAFKLVFRAVLYGNTLWPTFATILNELFKPADQHNLKAISSIWLPVVKATDTMGSLKDESLFGIYCSDKNTRTDSFEDIFAVSEELKRVSKALGEVHNNLVYLCARWPFHAKGGWESSWNETIETANPMLFVGPRYDPVTPISNAYNNSGVFLGSGVLTHGGIGHGVTSHPSLCTAKAIRAYFRHGELPAEDLNCTADHDAFDTSKTWKDSYLPELSWE; encoded by the exons ATGCTCGTCCAGACTACAATCTCCTCACTCGCCCTCGCTGGCACAGTGTCTTCCACTCTGGCTGCTCGCTCCCCGTTCAAATGGGGATCCTGTGGATTCGACGGCGAGGCTGGAGCCACCGTCAAGTACGAGTGCAGCAACTTCACTGTCCCTCTCGACTACCTCGACAGCGCCGCCAACAAGACGCTCAACCTCCAGGTGACGCGTGTAcccgccgtcaacggcgatTCTCAGGGCAGCATCTTCTTTAACTTTGGCGGACCCGGTTCCGGAGCGCGGAAGACTCTGGTTGACAAGGCCGAGCAGCTTCTGGTGATTACGGAGGGGAAATATGACCTCGTCGGCTGGGACCCTCG GGGTGTTGCCACCACGTCTCCGTTCAAATGCtacggcgacgccgagaggCCGGTAGTTATGCAAAGGCACCGCGTGAACGATGCTTTTGGCCCCGAGGACCGGACTGCCCTCGCACGCATGTGGGCATCGGCCGGAAATGTGGCCAACGACTGCCTCAACTCGAAGGAGCAGACGTCCGAGATGGGCGAGCTCATCGGCACGGGCTACCTGGCTCGCGACCTGATGCGGCTGaacgacgccctcgagggcccCGACTCCCTGCTCAACTACTGGGGCATCTCCTACGGCACCATCCTCGGCACTACCGTGGCTGCCATGTTCCCCGACAGGATGGGCCGTGTGATGCTCGACGGCAACGTAAACGTCCCTCAATGGTACAACGGCTACGACACAATCTGGTGGAGCGACGTTGACAACGCTGTCTTCGACTATTTCGACCGCTGCGTCAAGGCCGGACCCGGCCTCTGCCCTCTGGCGGCGCGCAACGAGTCCGCCGATGTGCTCACAAAGAACCTGTACGGGCTCATGGACGAGTTGCGCCGTCTTCCCATtcccctcggcggcgccaccgtcATGGACGCCTCGGCCTTCAAGCTGGTCTTCCGCGCCGTACTATACGGGAACACCCTGTGGCCGACCTTCGCCACCATTTTGAACGAACTCTTCAAGCCCGCCGACCAGCACAACCTGAAGGCCATCTCCAGCATCTGGCTCCCCGTCGTCAAAGCCACCGATACCATGGGCAGCCTGAAAGACGAGTCCCTCTTCGGCATCTACTGCAGCGACAAGAACACCCGCACCGACTCCTTCGAGGACATCTTCGCCGTGAGCGAGGAGCTGAAGCGCGTCTCCAaggccctcggcgaggtccaCAACAACCTCGTCTACCTCTGCGCCCGCTGGCCGTTTCACGCCAAGGGCGGCTGGGAGAGTAGCTGGAACGAGACCATCGAGACGGCGAACCCCATGCTCTTCGTCGGCCCGAGATACGACCCCGTCACGCCCATCAGCAATGCCTACAACAACAGCggcgtcttcttgggctccGGCGTTCTCACgcacggcggcatcggccacGGCGTCACCAGCCACCCTTCGCTCTGCACTGCCAAGGCCATCCGGGCCTACTTCCGGCATGGCGAGCTGCCGGCCGAGGACTTGAACTGCACCGCTGATCACGACGCCTTTGACACGAGCAAGACTTGGAAGGATTCATACCTCCCTGAGCTCAGCTGGGAATAA
- a CDS encoding Putative alpha/beta hydrolase-3, whose translation MIDHVLGRPSVKSRRLQVLAVLAFWSAYIFRGHPHGPPVIRFLSKLTTKRLTTWQTVVITMIYLYAARHFSTLVGLASPEPMANMYDATYFRATWILTALDAGFWTAMKIRAKWLRDLASIVFSVFYMFAAEKADEKVRKVRGMLTVEHLRVSWDKGTTPYLRFFQGLMRPRFSRWPPRAIRIPRPAGSDYKEPVSAWLYFDGPLTDLARHNRIVLDIPGGGFVAMDPRCNDDKLFAWASKTGMPVLSLDYKKAPEFPYPYALNECFDVYTTLIRSKGRCIGMSGRETPRVVLTGDSAGGNLATATTLMIVERTSVPMRRYSSTGDLPLPDGLVLFYPALDMNIGNWMSDEQMSLMKDRRLRSTNQSIIRRKSAQYNDLIGTPHQTDDEDDGSNKQSTELTAKEVEIASQQALASPHPEYSHGGPQGPSNSQFSTADAKRKQSTSHHSEPLRTRLAMSSMISYFNDRVLTPEMMRAMIILYIGPHNRPDFSKDYLLSPVLTPDSLLARFPKVYFLTGERDPLVDDTVIFSARLRKVKESMFDQARSERSDFGDGLEPVFNPKDVAEVMLIPGISHGFLQFPTVYPPAWRHFERSAEWITEIFASADAVRERESRGRRRAGGPVTNGNTEGRHHTRAESSGDEDRPLEIGMTRANRRNTLTQEPQPMDEGESIVEKAETGGKKKNGRARAATKSASASLVKLKSTDDLLGRRMQGLAGGLTGVGGQE comes from the exons ATGATCGACCACGTCTTGGGAAGGCCGTCGGTCAAGtcgcgccgcctccaagtGCTGGCGGTGCTGGCTTTCTGGTCAGCATACATCTTCCG AGGCCATCCCCACGGCCCGCCCGTGATCCGTTTCCTCTCGAAGCTGACGACCAAGCGCCTCACTACATGGCAGACGGTTGTCATCACCATGATCTATCTCTACGCAGCTCGACACTTCAGCACTCTTGTCGGCCTCGCGAGCCCCGAACCCATGGCCAACATGTACGATGCCACCTACTTTCGCGCCACATGGATCTTGACCGCCCTGGATGCCGGCTTCTGGACCGCCATGAAGATTCGCGCAAAGTGGCTGCGCGACCTCGCCagcatcgtcttctccgtTTTCTATAtgttcgccgccgagaaggccgatgaGAAAGTGCGCAAGGTGCGCGGCATGTTGACCGTCGAGCACCTGCGCGTGTCGTGGGACAAGGGAACGACACCTTACCTGCGCTTCTTCCAGGGCCTGATGCGACCCCGCTTCTCCCGCTGGCCGCCACGCGCCATCCGTATCCCGCGACCTGCGGGCAGTGATTACAAGGAGCCCGTATCGGCTTGGCTCTATTTCGATGGCCCATTGACGGATCTCGCCCGGCACAATAGGATCGTGCTGGATATCCCCGGCGGTGGCTTCGTAGCCATGGACCCTCGCTGCAATGACGACAAGTTATTCGCTTGGGCGTCCAAGACGGGAATGCCGGTTCTGAGTCTGGATTATAAAAAGGCCCCCGAGTTCCCCTACCCCTATGCTTTGAACGAGTGTTTCGATGTGTACACCACCCTTATCCGTAGCAAGGGAAGATGTATCGGCATGTCCGGGAGAGAGACGCCCAGGGTCGTCCTGACGGGTGACAGTGCCGGCGGCAAcctggcgacggcgacgacccTAATGATCGTCGAGCGAACCTCGGTCCCCATGCGCCGTTACTCGAGCACGGGAGacctgccgctgccggatGGCCTGGTTCTCTTCTACCCGGCACTCGACATGAACATTGGAAACTGGATGTCAGACGAGCAAATGTCGCTGATGAAGGACAGAAGGCTGAGGAGCACCAACCAGTCCATCATTAGGAGGAAGAGCGCACAGTACAATGACTTGATCGGCACACCCCACCAAacagatgacgaggacgatggctCGAATAAGCAATCTACGGAATTGACCgccaaggaggtcgagatTGCGTCACAACAGGCCCTGGCCAGCCCCCATCCCGAATACTCGCATGGCGGCCCTCAAGGGCCTTCCAACTCGCAGTTCTCgaccgccgacgccaagcGCAAGCAGAGCACTTCCCACCACTCGGAGCCCCTGCGAACCCGCCTCGCCATGTCCTCCATGATCTCTTACTTCAACGATCGCGTGCTCACTCCCGAGATGATGCGCGCCATGATCATCCTCTACATCGGCCCCCACAACCGTCCTGACTTCAGCAAAGACTacctcctctcccccgtccTGACCCCCGACTCTCTCCTCGCCCGCTTCCCCAAGGTTTACTTCCTGACGGGCGAGCGGGACCCGCTCGTCGACGATACCGTCATATTCTCCGCACGTCTgcgcaaggtcaaggagtCCATGTTCGACCAAGCCCGCTCTGAGCGCTCCGACTttggcgacggcctcgaacCTGTCTTCAACCCCaaggacgtcgccgaggtgaTGCTTATCCCCGGTATCTCTCACGGCTTCTTGCAGTTCCCCACCGTCTACCCGCCGGCGTGGCGGCACTTTGAGAGGTCCGCCGAGTGGATCACGGAGATCTTTGCCTCCGCTGACGCCGTCCGCGAGCGCGAGAGCCgtggacgccgacgagctggcgGGCCCGTCACAAATGGCAACACCGAAGGCCGTCACCACACCCGTGCCGAGTCGAGCGGTGACGAGGATCGTCCGTTGGAGATTGGCATGACGAGGGCTAATCGGAGGAACACGCTGACCCAGGAGCCGCAGCCcatggacgagggcgaaTCGATTGTAGAGAAAGCCGAAACAGGCggtaagaagaagaacggccGGGCCAGAGCCGCGACCAAGAGCGCTAGTGCGAGCCTGGTGAAGCTCAAGAGTACAGATGACCTGCTCGGCAGGAGGATGCAAGGGCTTGCTGGCGGTCTCACGGGCGTAGGGGGACAAGAGTGA
- a CDS encoding Putative heterokaryon incompatibility: MALFEYEPLDLGVKSFRLLMLHPGAGGEVACDIFQASLEPEDIIPYEALSYAWGSNDLSESITVNRRRLPITKSLFHAMNHLRRDTGRILWVDAVCIDQSNVAERGHQVGQMGDVYREAEQVLIWLGPSSYETKILMDFLRALYRDTSRQKDAGDLSRAQENWLSAQQDTGIGRAALLDIRRQGLTSLLEEPWFTRVWILQEVSHARAASVCCGRWTVPAYMLSSAATLVGVDPSPQCRAVLDLMPNPFTRRSAKTKTLHTLLREFRVSRASDPRDMVYALLGIASDIPLSDPNGLLLPDYSKTEAQLVQDLQAFLFFGDVAHQLGNINNLRAFLALLPSLTDQTCRDSIAGGRVEDVKKFLRGGGQLGMVDVPSNALSSVKNERGRLFVRDLSQFRNPNLMISGSGLESLFEQLDLREAKTLLDLCGGNLRISGDFVTAFRWNGRKRSNTKVLKFLLRQENSGVQVTQAGFAEMAAFCDAKTMSTVIERQEQRYRITSRLSLMAYLNEKHGRDIMTMLLTWKDKRVRVTKPGLLKTLELNDADVVGLLRWRGVQSVRVTGTGTNPADPESSWTSTVTFKGDSTVCRREAKEVRRKLRESWEGVIKVNVGYTKNGIWEDLVAEV; this comes from the coding sequence ATGGCCCTCTTCGAGTATGAACCGCTGGATCTAGGTGTGAAGTCCTTTCGACTTCTGATGCTTCACCCCGGAGCCGGCGGTGAAGTGGCCTGTGACATCTTCCAGGCGAGCCTCGAACCGGAAGACATCATTCCCTACGAGGCACTTTCGTACGCTTGGGGGAGCAACGATCTGTCCGAGTCCATCACCGTGAATCGTAGGAGGCTTCCCATCACCAAGAGCCTGTTCCATGCAATGAATCATCTCCGGCGCGACACAGGCAGAATACTGtgggtcgacgccgtctgcATCGACCAGAGCAACGTCGCGGAGCGAGGACACCAGGTGGGACAGATGGGCGACGTTTACAGAGAGGCGGAGCAGGTCCTCATATGGCTGGGGCCCTCGTCGTACGAGACCAAGATCCTGATGGACTTCTTGAGAGCCCTCTATCGAGACACCTCCCGCCAGAAAGATGCAGGAGATCTCAGCCGGGCGCAAGAAAACTGGTTGTCGGCACAGCAGGACACGGGCATCGGTCGGGCTGCCCTTCTCGATATCCGACGGCAAGGTCTAACATCTCTTCTTGAAGAGCCCTGGTTCACACGGGTCTGGATCCTGCAGGAGGTCTCTCACGCCCGAGCTGCTTCCGTGTGCTGCGGCAGGTGGACCGTCCCGGCTTACATGCTCTCGAGCGCCGCAacgctcgtcggcgtcgacccaAGTCCTCAGTGTAGGGCTGTCTTGGACTTGATGCCAAACCCATTCACCAGAAGATCCGCAAAAACAAAGACTCTCCATACCTTGCTGCGAGAGTTCCGGGTGAGCCGAGCGAGCGACCCCCGTGACATGGTCTACGCTTTGCTCGGCATCGCCTCGGACATCCCCCTAAGCGATCCCAATGGACTGCTCCTGCCGGATTATTCCAAAACTGAGGCACAGCTCGTCCAGGACCTACAGGCgtttctcttctttggcGATGTTGCACACCAGCTgggcaacatcaacaacctcaGAGCGTTCCTTGCCCTGTTGCCCTCATTGACGGACCAGACGTGCAGAGACTCCATCGCTGGCGGTCGGGTGGAGGATGTGAAAAAGTTTCttaggggaggggggcagcTTGGGATGGTAGACGTGCCCTCCAACGCACTTTCAAGTGTCAAGAACGAGAGGGGGCGGTTGTTCGTTCGAGATCTATCCCAATTCCGAAACCCCAACCTCATGATAAGTGGATCCGGTCTCGAGTCTCTTTTCGAACAGCTTGATCTGAGGGAGGCCAAAACTCTCTTGGACCTTTGCGGAGGGAACTTGCGAATTTCGGGGGACTTCGTGACTGCCTTCAGATGGAATGGGCGGAAGCGAAGCAACACAAAGGTCTTGAAGTTTTTGCTCAGACAAGAGAACAGTGGTGTCCAAGTGACACAAGCGGGATtcgccgagatggcggcgttTTGCGATGCGAAGACGATGAGTACAGTCATCGAGCGTCAGGAACAGAGGTACCGCATCACATCGAGGCTGTCTCTCATGGCTTATTTGAATGAGAAACATGGACGGGATATCATGACGATGCTTCTCACGTGGAAAGACAAGAGGGTGCGGGTCACTAAACCCGGCTTGTTGAAAACACTCGAACTCAATGACGCGGACGTTGTAGGATTGCTTCGCTGGCGCGGTGTGCAGAGTGTCAGAGTAACCGGCACTGGCACGAACCCCGCGGATCCAGAGAGCAGCTGGACCTCGACGGTGACCTTCAAAGGAGATTCCACCGTCTGTCGCCGTGAGGCGAAGGAAGTCCGTCGAAAGCTGCGAGAGTCTTGGGAGGGCGTCATCAAAGTAAACGTAGGGTACACCAAAAATGGAATTTGGGAAGACTTGGTTGCAGAGGTTTGA
- a CDS encoding Putative aminotransferase class-III, pyridoxal phosphate-dependent transferase, major produces MAFRAPLRLQLAKCQPRLAVVSRVNNTRALSSATAAASSNLPEDVKSNITSQASVPNPDPTEDSASAALVREHAPFMVATYARPPPVFVKGQGSVLWDIENRQYLDFTAGIAVNALGHCDPELTKLLTEQGSTLMHASNLYYNPWTGALSKLLVEKTREAGAMHDVDSVFVCNSGSEANEAAIKFARKAAKVGQSSSDKFEVVSFNNAFHGRTMGSLSATHNPKYQEPFAPMLPGFKLGAFNDVAAINDVVTDKTCGVIVEPIQGEGGVTPATDEFLIALAKRCREVGAVLIYDEIQCGLSRTGTFWAHTHLPKEAHPDIITTAKALGNGFPIGATIVNSNVSEKIKVGDHGTTFGGNPLACRLAHNIVSRLADPGLQKAVATKADIFKARFDTLRQRFPDLIKEVRGRGLILGLQLTQDPTPIVKAARERGLLIITAGTNTLRFVPPLTITEQEIQQGLDILEEAISVTRS; encoded by the exons ATGGCGTTCCGTGCCCCTCTGCGATTGCAATTGGCCAAGTGCCAGCCGCGCCTGGCCGTTGTCTCGCGCGTCAATAACACCCGCGCCCTCTCCTccgcaaccgccgccgcctcctcgaaccTCCCCGAGGACGTTAAGAGCAACATCACA AGCCAGGCCTCTGTACCGAACCCCGATCCGACCGAAGACTCGGCGAGCGCCGCCCTTGTCCGCGAACATGCGCCCTTCATGGTCGCCACCTACGCCCGCCCGCCAcccgtcttcgtcaaggGCCAGGGCTCCGTTCTCTGGGATATCGAGAACAGGCAGTACCTCGACTTCACCGCTGGTATCGCTGTCAATGCCCTGGGACATTGCGATCCCGAGCTCACGAAGCTCTTGACCGAGCAG GGTAGCACGCTCATGCACGCCTCGAACCTCTACTATAACCCCTGGACCGGTGCCCTCTCAAAGCTTCTGGTCGAGAAGACGCGCGAGGCGGGTGCCATGCACGACGTCGACTCCGTCTTCGTCTGCAACTCGGGctccgaggccaacgaggccgCCATTAAGTTCGCccgcaaggccgccaaggtcgGCCAGTCCTCGAGCGACAAGTTCGAGGTCGTCTCCTTCAACAACGCCTTCCATGGCCGCACCATGGGCAGCCTGTCCGCCACCCACAACCCCAAGTACCAGGAGCCATTCGCGCCGATGCTGCCCGGCTTCAAACTCGGCGCCTtcaacgacgtcgccgccatcaacgaTGTCGTCACGGACAAGACGtgcggcgtcatcgtcgagcccATCCAGGGTGAGGGCGGCGTCACGCCCGCGACGGACGAATTCCTGATCGCCCTGGCCAAGCGCTGccgcgaggtcggcgccgtcctgATCTACGACGAGATCCAGTGCGGCCTGTCCCGCACCGGCACCTTCTGGGCGCACACCCACCTGCCCAAGGAGGCCCACCCGgacatcatcaccaccgctAAGGCGCTGGGCAACGGCTTCCCCATCGGCGCCACCATCGTCAACAGCAACGTCTCGGAGAAGATCAAGGTCGGCGACCACGGCACCACCTTCGGTGGCAACCCCCTCGCCTGCCGCCTGGCCCACAACATCGTctcccgcctcgccgaccccGGTCTGCAGAAGGCCGTCGCCACCAAGGCCGACATTTTCAAGGCCCGGTTCGACACCCTGCGCCAGCGATTCCCCGACCTGATCAAGGAGgtccgcggccgcggcctcATCCTCGGTCTGCAGCTCACGCAAGACCCCACGCCCATCGTCAAGGCGGCTCGTGAGCGCGGCCTGCTGATCATCACGGCCGGCACCAACACCCTTCGTTTCGTTCCGCCTTTGACCATCACGGAGCAGGAGATCCAGCAGGGCTTGGACATCCTGGAGGAGGCCATTTCCGTCACCCGCTCgtga
- a CDS encoding Putative cutinase/acetylxylan esterase, alpha/Beta hydrolase, cutinase, serine active, which produces MHRSAALALLLALSGVASASPLAVVRPRQADFSGNQQDGLSGECKSTIVIFARGTTEGGNVGTIAGPPFFQALASQVGGNLAVQGVEYPADIPGFLAGGDASGSQMMATLTEKAITSCPGSAVIMSGYSQGGQLVHNGAAMLPAETVAKVAGVVIFGDPFNGQPVQGVDATKTKIICHNGDNICEGGNQIRRAHLTYGNDAGEAAQFAASMKPAAAPAAA; this is translated from the exons ATGCACCGCTCAGCAGCACTagccctcctcctcgctctgTCGGGCGTggcgtccgcctcccccctcgCTGTGGTCCGCCCCCGCCAGGCCGACTTCTCGGGGAACCAGCAGGACGGCCTCAGCGGCGAGTGCAAGTCGACGATCGTCATCTTCGCCCGCGGCACCACCGAGGGTGGCAATGTCGGGACCATCGCCGgcccgcccttcttccaggcgCTCGCGTCCCAGGTCGGCGGCAACCTAGCCGTTCAAGGCGTTGAGTACCCGGCCGACATCCCGGGCTTCCTCGCAGGCGGCGACGCCTCCGGCTCCCAGATGATGGCCACCCTCACCGAGAAGGCCATTACCAGCTGTCCCGGCTCGGCCGTCATCATGTCGGGCTACTCCCAGGGCGGTCAACTAGTGCACAACGGCGCCGCGATGCTGCCGGCCGAAACGGTGGCCaaggtcgccggcgtcgtcatcttTGGCGACCCTT TCAACGGCCAGCCCgtgcagggcgtcgacgccaccaagaccaagatcaTCTGCCACAACGGCGACAACATCTGCGAAGGCGGCAACCAGATCCGCCGCGCTCACCTAACGTACGgcaacgacgccggcgaggccgcccaATTCGCCGCTTCGAtgaagccggcggccgcccccgccgccgcctga
- a CDS encoding Putative mannose-6-phosphate receptor binding domain superfamily, MRH domain-containing protein: protein MHFPRLPRTEAAFLLALLMSPLPAASMLDCKHILVDDVSFNLGELAGPHSVVTSRWHPPTYTNTSYTVDICAPLKRKGDVKREEQCPSFTRVCAIERNIHPGQDNKDEVEKVIPIAGELGDHGGRALDAKPERLKSSDSNSDAKKEGVRLILNGGSYPLGKSGRNQKAIIEFICDREKSGLEGEVKPEDQYDGSQFRAREDDKDGKDSKDGEDDGPSPEEKQILKPDSALIWNSYGPNEKNDMDVLRLTWHTKWACEDAFGKPPSEGGSGGDSSSHWGFFTWFIVLAFLGIAAYLIFGSWLNYNRYGARGWDLLPHGDTIRDIPYLVKDWTRSVLSTVNGSGSRGGYSAV from the exons ATGCATTTCCCTCGACTCCCGCGGACAGAGGCAGCGTTCTTGCTGGCGTTATTGATGTCCCCGCTGCCCGCTGCCTCGATGCTGGATTGCAAGCACATTCTCGTGGACGATGTCTCGTTTAACCTCGGTGAGCTGGCCGGGCCGCACAGCGTCGTGACCAGCAGATGGCATCCCCCCACCTACACGAACACGTCCTACACGGTCGACATCTGCGCTCCTCTCAAGCGCAAGGGAGATGTCAAGAGGGAGGAACAATGCCCCAGCTTCACGAGAG TCTGTGCCATCGAACGCAACATCCACCCGGGCCAGGACAACAAGGACGAAGTCGAAAAGGTGATACCGATCGCTGGCGAGCTGGGCGACCACGGCGGAAGGGCTTTGGACGCCAAGCCCGAGCGACTCAAGTCGAGCGACTCCAACTCGGATgcgaagaaggagggggttCGGCTCATCCTCAACGGTGGCTCTTACCCTTTGGGAAAGAGCGGCAGAAATCAaaaggccatcatcgagttCATCTGCGACCGCGAGAAGTCTGGCCTCGAGGGTGAAGTTAAGCCTGAGGACCAGTACGACGGCAGCCAATTCCGAGCACGCGAGGATGATAAGGACGGCAAAGACAGcaaggacggcgaagacgacgggccctcgcccgaggagaagcagatTCTGAAGCCTGACAGCGCCTTGATCTGGAATAGCTACGGCCCGAACGAGAAGAACGACATGGACGTCCTGAGGTTGACTTGGCACACCAAGTGGGCATGCGAAGATGCATTCGGCAAGCCGCCCAGCgaaggcggcagcggcggtgacTCGAGCAGCCACTGGGGCTTCTTCACCTGGTTCATTGTTCT GGCTTTTCTCGGCATCGCGGCATACCTCATTTTCGGCTCCTGGCTGAACTATAACCGCTACGGCGCTAGGGGCTGGGATCTTCTGCCGCACGGTGACACGATCCGCGATATCCCTTACTTGGTCAAGGACTGGACCCGCAGCGTGCTGAGCACTGTCAACGGCAGCGGGAGCCGTGGCGGTTACAGCGCAGTCTAG